A stretch of Enterobacter cloacae complex sp. ECNIH7 DNA encodes these proteins:
- the fbaA gene encoding class II fructose-bisphosphate aldolase, translated as MSKIFDFVKPGVITGDDVQKVFQVAKENNFALPAVNCVGTDSINAVLETAAKVKAPVIVQFSNGGAAFIAGKGVKTDIPQGAAILGAISGAHHVHQMAEHYGVPVILHTDHCAKKLLPWIDGLLDAGEKHFAATGKPLFSSHMIDLSEESLHENIEICSKYLARMAKMDMTLEIELGCTGGEEDGVDNSHMDASALYTQPEDVDYAYTELSKISPRFTIAASFGNVHGVYKPGNVVLTPTILRDSQEYVSKKHNLPHNSLNFVFHGGSGSSAQEIKDSVSYGVVKMNIDTDTQWATWDGILQYYKANEAYLQGQLGNPKGEDQPNKKYYDPRVWLRAAQTSMVTRLEQAFKELNAIDVL; from the coding sequence ATGTCTAAAATTTTTGATTTCGTAAAACCTGGCGTTATCACTGGTGATGACGTACAGAAAGTGTTCCAGGTAGCTAAAGAAAACAACTTCGCTCTGCCAGCAGTTAACTGCGTGGGTACCGACTCCATCAATGCCGTACTGGAAACTGCCGCTAAAGTTAAAGCACCGGTTATCGTTCAGTTCTCTAACGGCGGCGCTGCGTTCATCGCAGGTAAAGGCGTGAAAACTGACATTCCTCAGGGTGCTGCAATCCTGGGCGCTATCTCTGGTGCGCACCACGTACACCAGATGGCTGAGCACTACGGTGTTCCAGTTATCCTGCACACTGACCACTGCGCGAAGAAACTGCTGCCGTGGATCGACGGTCTGCTGGACGCGGGTGAAAAACACTTCGCGGCTACCGGTAAGCCACTGTTCTCTTCTCATATGATCGACCTGTCTGAAGAGTCACTGCACGAAAACATCGAAATCTGCTCCAAATACCTGGCGCGCATGGCTAAAATGGACATGACCCTGGAAATCGAACTGGGTTGCACCGGTGGTGAAGAAGACGGCGTGGACAACAGCCACATGGACGCTTCTGCACTGTACACCCAGCCAGAAGACGTTGATTACGCTTACACCGAGCTGAGCAAAATCAGCCCACGCTTCACCATCGCAGCGTCCTTCGGTAACGTACACGGCGTTTACAAACCAGGTAACGTGGTTCTGACCCCAACCATCCTGCGTGATTCTCAGGAATACGTTTCTAAGAAACACAACCTGCCGCACAATAGCCTGAACTTCGTCTTCCACGGCGGTTCCGGTTCTTCTGCTCAGGAAATCAAAGATTCCGTAAGCTACGGCGTTGTGAAAATGAACATCGATACCGATACCCAGTGGGCAACCTGGGACGGTATCCTGCAGTACTACAAAGCGAACGAAGCTTACCTGCAGGGCCAGCTGGGCAACCCGAAAGGCGAAGACCAGCCGAACAAGAAATACTACGATCCACGCGTATGGCTGCGCGCAGCCCAGACGTCCATGGTGACCCGTCTGGAGCAGGCTTTCAAAGAACTGAACGCAATCGACGTTCTGTAA
- the pgk gene encoding phosphoglycerate kinase, with protein sequence MSVIKMTDLDLAGKRVFIRADLNVPVKDGKVTSDARIRASLPTIELALKQGAKVMVTSHLGRPTEGEYNEEFSLLPVVNYLKDKLSNPVRLVKDYLDGVEVAAGELVVLENVRFNKGEKKDDETLSKKYAALCDVFVMDAFGTAHRAQASTHGIGKFADVACAGPLLADELEALGKALKEPARPMVAIVGGSKVSTKLTVLDSLSKIADQLIVGGGIANTFVAAQGHNVGKSLYEADLVDEAKRLLGTCDIPVPTDVRVATEFSETATATLKSVNDIKDEEQILDLGDVSAQKLAEILKNAKTILWNGPVGVFEFPNFRKGTEIVANAIADSEAFSIAGGGDTLAAIDLFGIADKISYISTGGGAFLEFVEGKVLPAVAMLEERAKK encoded by the coding sequence TCCGTGCCGATCTGAACGTGCCGGTTAAAGATGGCAAAGTGACCAGCGACGCGCGTATCCGTGCATCACTGCCAACCATCGAACTGGCTCTGAAGCAGGGCGCGAAAGTGATGGTCACCTCCCACCTGGGTCGTCCAACTGAAGGCGAGTACAACGAAGAGTTCTCTCTGCTGCCAGTGGTTAATTACCTGAAAGACAAACTGTCCAACCCGGTTCGCCTGGTTAAAGATTACCTGGACGGCGTTGAAGTGGCAGCCGGTGAACTGGTTGTTCTGGAAAACGTTCGCTTCAACAAAGGCGAAAAGAAAGACGACGAAACTCTGTCCAAAAAATACGCTGCACTGTGCGACGTGTTCGTGATGGATGCATTCGGTACGGCTCACCGTGCTCAGGCGTCAACCCACGGTATCGGTAAATTCGCAGACGTTGCGTGTGCCGGTCCTCTGCTGGCTGACGAACTGGAAGCGCTGGGTAAAGCACTGAAAGAACCTGCTCGTCCGATGGTCGCTATCGTTGGTGGTTCTAAAGTTTCCACCAAACTGACCGTTCTGGATTCCCTGTCTAAAATCGCTGACCAGCTGATCGTTGGCGGTGGTATCGCGAACACCTTCGTTGCCGCTCAGGGCCACAACGTGGGCAAATCCCTGTACGAAGCAGACCTGGTTGACGAAGCCAAACGCCTGCTGGGTACCTGTGATATCCCGGTTCCAACTGACGTTCGCGTCGCGACCGAGTTCTCCGAGACCGCAACCGCGACTCTGAAATCTGTCAACGACATCAAAGACGAAGAGCAGATTCTGGACCTGGGCGACGTTTCTGCACAGAAACTGGCTGAAATCCTCAAAAACGCGAAAACTATCCTGTGGAACGGTCCTGTTGGCGTGTTCGAATTCCCGAACTTCCGCAAAGGTACTGAAATTGTTGCTAACGCTATCGCAGACAGCGAAGCGTTCTCTATCGCAGGCGGTGGTGACACCCTGGCAGCAATCGACCTGTTCGGTATCGCTGACAAGATCTCCTACATCTCCACTGGTGGCGGCGCATTCCTCGAATTCGTGGAAGGCAAAGTACTGCCAGCAGTAGCAATGCTCGAAGAGCGCGCTAAGAAGTAA